The genomic DNA ttaaaatgttcttaGTTTTTTTGGATTATTTGCTTGGTCTTGGTTCAGGGTGGTAAATGAAGTTCTGGCGTTCTGGAAAGTTGTGAGAGAGGTTTATTATTAGCGGGAGTTTTGGCAACGTATAGAAGAAGCTTCAGAATGAACTCGTTCAACTGTAGCGAGTGGTCAGCATAAGATGTCCTGCCAGACTCACTTAAAAGCcttgaaaactttttttctttttcttgcagcATTGTTGTTGTCTTACATTAGCACAATATTTCTTTGGCAGAGACGGGAACAGTTCTGCTTCATTTCACATGAGagatttctgtgtttctgtgtcctgTCAGTGGGTGGGGCTCTCTCACAGTCAGGATTCAGCTTGTTAGATAGTTGTGGAGTTATTTCTTCATAAATAATAACCATGGATTTCTTCCCTGCAGTCTTGAACTTTGATTATTGAGTCCTGAATATTAATGTTACAAAGAAAATACCTCAGATTTGAAACAAAGATTTCAGGAGCTTTCGAAGCAACGTTGTGTAGAAattggtgtttttgttatttagtttCAGTGCAACtctacatgtgtatttgttatgaataTATCAAAAGCTAGTACAACAGAAGTCATAGCAGCCggctaatattacttaataGTCcggcagcagtcagcccagctcggcgtctgtctttcagccttttatttcacaaagctctcaccaaccaagAAAAGTCAGTCCCGTTACAtcgcctgcttgcccagctctggttctggcacgacactgactcCCCCTGCACCCCTGGCCCCCTCTTCCAAGTGGTCCAAAGCgcccgtggtacaaacactaacactccccccggcccagcctggctaacaaactgagttaacattgCCTAACAGCAGCTCACTGTCAACACGAAACTATCACCACTACAAACTTCTCGCACCTGAAACTCAGTTATTTAGTGTGATAACGGATGTCCAGGTAAcggagacaccattcacctgattaaatgtcagtgtagcatcaaatttatcattaaaaagtTATGCAATGTATGTTTAATTGAGTCATATTTCAACTTTTTGCTTAAGCGTTTTATTTTTGGCATAAAGACCGTTTGCAGTGTGGCCacaaaaaaagcccaaaaaactTAAGTCTGACAAATGGCCTTGACCGTCTGCTAGAATATCGATTTAAGTACATGGGATGAAAGCACCCAATTCATGTGCATCATGATTTCTCCCTCTTTCCACTGAATTCCAGTCCCAGCCACACAAGTCTCTCCGTTATACAAAAGAGGGCAGCACTCTGTCATTATGAGTTTGACCTTATTTGAAGAACATGCGGCAGGATCCTTTATTTCCCATCCTGTTTTTCTTGCTTAGCCTATCCGCCATTTCCTGTGTTGTGAGTCCTGACATTGTGTGCTGTTTTCCAGCAGACTTAAGCACATGTTGtcagaaaagagggaggaaaaaaacaaaaaaacaaaaaaaaaccagcCCGAATTGTTTCACAGAAACCAGATGTGCCTGAATATTGGCTCGAACTAGACAAAAGTCCAATGTTATTATTGCAATTGTTACAGCTCAGTGTTTTCTTGGCATAGGAATGAAGTGTAATCTGATATTAATACATTAATCACCCTGCTGGAATTCTGGGGGCTGCACTCACAAAAAGCAAAGACGAAATGttgagggtggtggtggtatAACaagatgaaactttttttttctatttaggGTAGGATAAGGAACATCTATCAGCAAATTAGAATAAAGCACTCAGGATAAATGTTGCTGGGAAATTGTACTACTGAGGGTATGATCAGGTCTGATTTGAGACAATCTGAGATAATCACCAAAATATCTAGTTTGCATCCAAATGCGCACATTCCTGTCacatctgtgcacacacacacacacacacacaaacacacaaacacacactcacgccTGTTTGGTTCAAATAAAACGAGCAGACGTTATTTATGAGTCTTTAGCCATCAGCGTACATGTCGGCAATTAGGACCATGCGCCAGACACAATGCGCGcctggcgcacacacacacacacacacacacgcacacacacacacacacacacacaagcagagagagagacgttgCCATCCGCCAGCGTGTCTGCGTTTTGACCAACGACACACCGATAAACCTGCTGTGGTTTGTGTCTGGCTGCGTTTTACGCGTGAGGACACGAGTGATCACCGTGCGTCCGAGCgcgcacgcgtgtgtgtgtgtgtgtgtgttaggaaaCTTCCTGTGGCTGTTGCGTGTGCACCAACAACATGGAGCGGGAGGAGTTTATTATGATCATCCAGTGCGggttttttattatattaatatatatatatatacatagatatatattaaAGGGAAACTAAAAAAACTTGAACTGATGACGCGTCTGGCTTCTTATTTGGGGAGGAGGTTGCTAATTTCCATATTTTCTATACTAAATGGGACGtgaccctccctccctcccttaaACGTGGTGATTGATATTCCACGCGTTTGCACAAACATgctcacatatatatatatatatggctgCAGACAGGCAGGACTCCCTGcattagtttatatatatatacacacacatatatatgaaaTGTCCTTTCTGaaatacaatgaaaacatgttttctttaaaaaaaaaaaaaatggagccgATAACTTTAACAGCAGGATgggaagaggggggaaaaaaagcgtCTGGCAGCAGTCGatattaaaaacatgcagaggGAGACAAGCTCGGGGCCTTCCAGAGTCAGGAAAAAGACTTCGGAGAGCTGCAGACAGGAGATGGGTATGGCATTTCTATTTTCCCCCAGCCCATTGATTTGTATATGAAAACATAGCGCTTTTATTCTGCCCCCCTTCTGGGCTCTGCTTTCTGAGTGATCAGCTGATGAAGAGACTAGCAGCTCGCCGCTATGCTGGCTTGCTAATTCTCTCCCCCACAGCTGCAGCCGATCCTGAAAGCCAGCCTGCAGACTGCGGCCAGGTAAATATCCACATCcatgccttttcttttttcttcttctcaggcTTTCAGGGATTCAGCCAGGCTACATCGCATGGGAAGAGAtggatgaaatgtgtgtgtctctctctgtgtgtgtgtgtgtgtgtgtgtgtgtgtgtgtgtgtgcgcgccagGCTCTctgagtttatgtgtgtgtgtgtgcgtgagagcaagcaaggaaggaagggaagaagggggggagggaaggagtgtgtgtgtgtgtgtgtgtgtgtgtgtgtgtgtgtgtgtgctgtaacaGATGAGAGGGAATCGTTGCCAGATTAGTCAGGGAAGAGGCAGGCTTGTTAGGAGATAGCACAGGCATGGAgcatcacatgcacacacacacacacacacacatacactgacaccctttcctctcacacatgcacagtgaggCAGGCAGGCGGGCAGGCAGGCGGCTCTCAGGCTGCGTTATACATCTTTGAGGATTACCCCCTCTATCCCTCCAGTATTCCGCCTGGAACGGAACTGCAGCCCCCcttagagagagaaagagaaagagagagagagggagaaagagggggagagagggagagtagcGGGGCTTTTCAAAGCCTTACGTTTGAGCCAGAGCGATGAGATGATGAGCAGGATTTCTATTGTTACCTCTCTGGTGTTGTTGTGTCCTCCAGCTCAATTATCCTCCGTGTCTTTTTGTGGTTTTCGGAAGTGCAGGGCATTcgtttcgtgtgtgtgtgtgtgtgtgtctctcttcagAGGGGTGTTTTTCTGACTCCGATGAAGCTTGTGAATTGTTTTTTCCTCAGTAATCCTGCATgattttcctcctctgcctctgaccagtgtgtgtgtgtgtgtgtgtgtgtgcaaaatacAATATGTCAGCATGCTTTCATTTCTGTCCTTGAGAAACATCTTCACAAGCGCGTGCTGTATTAGGCTGTATGATCtgaatgcttgtgtgtgtgtgtgtgtactgtatgaacCTGTATGATAAGATGCATCAATAATTCTGTTGGGATTGGACAGAGCGCCTTTTCTCTCCAGCCGGGGctgctcctgcttctcctcctcctcctcctcctcctcctcctcctcctcctgctgctgctgctgctgctgctgctgctgtcggaGCTGCTCTTGCATGCATACTCATGTTTCTGGCCTCTAATTGCCTTTGTGGAAAATACAGTGGTTGCAGCAGATATCTGAAAGGGGGGGGAGCGATGGTTGAGCATAACTCAGGATGCGGCGTGCATCCTCACTGAGCAGCATCCATctcgttttttatttttttgtgtttgtgtgtgtatgcatgttagCAGGGAAATATGGATTCATATTTGTTGTGCTAAGAGAGCTAtggcttcttcttcatcaaaCGTATCCCCGTTCTTTGCGcgtttcaaaaaaaaagatgcctcCCCTCGATAATCATCTGACATCAAAGCCTCCAGATAAAACAATCTGCCCTAAATTTGCAGGGACGGCACGGCGGTCCATGCAAATTTCGATTTCGctattgttttaaataaataaagcctcTTTCATTTGAATACAAAAACCATACTCTGTTATTCTGTATGCTTCAGCTCTGGCCGGCAATTAGCCAGAGACTGTGATTGTCTTGTTTTAGACTCTGTACCTTCAGGTTTCTATCTTTGTGGCGAATGAATGCGTGAAGCACGTCACAAAGTCAGAGGaagatttgaaatgaatgcaAAAGGAAGAATTTTGAATTGAAATCCACCACGGTTTGTTATTGTCCATATAGTGCTGAGGTATGACAGGCTTTGTGTGtataatacatacagtacacatgtCCTGTTATAACGTGCCTCTCATAAATATGAGTTTGTCTCATGCTCATGGCTCTTCCTCTTCCCGCAGCCTGAGAAAGGAGAGAACGGGTCCCTGGAGGAGATGGAAGAGGACATCGGTCTGAAGAAACGTAAAAGCGATCAACATGGTGAGAAAGAACTGCAGGCCGGGCAGGAAACCGGCGAAAAGGTCAAGAGGAAGCGAGGGCGCCCACCGGCTGAGAAACTGCCTCCGAATCCACCTGAGCTCACCAGAACGCTGAGCACGCTGGTAGACATGGTCATCAACTACAAGGACGGGTGAGGGCGCTCGATTCTTTGTGCCACTGTGTCATGACACATGTTAATCGTAGGCCATGAACTGAGGGGAAGAAACAACTCTGCTTGTTAGTGATTGTCACACAGAATCACAACATGACGATTCTCATGATGTAAAGACATCAAAGTAGTCCTTCATGAgcatgaattcatttatttattagccCAGAATACGCATTTATCATTTAAACCCTTAATCCCAATAAACTTACATTTAAATATCCAATACTTCTAAAGAGAATATCTTGCATGTAGCGTTTTGTGTGGTGGAATATATAGCAGTGTCTGTACTGATAACTGCACcattttaaagttatttcaaAGTAATATGAAAGCTGCAGTCAGGAGTGCAGGCTGGCTCTTAAAGATGAAATCATAATAGTTCTCATTCAGCTTCGTTATGATTTTTAGTTTCAGCTGCACgcgtaaaacaaaaaaataagagcCATGGCGATGTTGACGCAGACACATGCTGGCCTCATGGCTTCTAAGGTCTCCTTTTGAACCGACTGTCTTATTCGTCGGTCTCGTCACCTCTTCACCTCTCCAGCTGCTCATCTGGTttctcacctgtcagtcactcTCCTCGTCTCCTATCCTGGTTTCATATCAAAGTCATACATAGACTGGAACAAGTTATTTGAACGCATCAGCCAACATCAGATCATACAAAAGCAAACCGCTGTTGCACTACTTCCCGCCATGGGTGCTAATTGATTATCAACGCTCGTTATTCCACATGGCTGACGCTGGCAATGAACCATCGATCAGAAATCTATCGCTGTGTACCCTCTCCATCTTCACGACCTCAGcccttcctctcttccccttTATATTATGGACATAATTATAATTGTTAAACGAATTATAGATTGTAGATTTATCAGTTGGATGAAGTGAGGTCATGAGTGAGTCCAGGCTACTTAGATCAGTGTGTGCCGTCACACACTAGGAGCTGCCTTGGAATTTAGTCTTATTTCTGATGATTTACACATCTATAATCAGATGTGAAGGTGTGCATTGtgacaaacacattcaaatgaacTGACTTCTTGTAGACGCTACAACAGGAGAGAagtctccctccacctccttcagcCCTTCCTGCGCCTCATTGCCTTCATTGATGAATTTTGTTTTGCCCCGGATGTCCaactttgaaatgaatgaatcaagtTAAGACTGAGATAAGTAGATATTTCCTGGTGACTGTGCTAAACTGCAGATAATGAAGTGATGGAATCATTCATAATCTTTGGAAAAACAGCTTAGGAATTTGTTTTCCACAAGACGAAGATCTCAGTGTAACAGACATCACATCGCCTCCCGAGGCCATTCAGGGACTTCTGTGAATGTCAACCGTATACTGACGTGTTGATCAAACGGTTTCTGGATCAAATGAGATTACGTGAGCTGTGGCACTGTGCTTCCAGGTTGGGTCGACAGATCAGTAAAGGCTTTGTGCAGCTTCCCTCTAAGAAGGAGGTGCCTGAGTACTACGAGCTGATCCGAAAGCCCGTGGACTTCAGAAGGATCAGGGTACGTGTCACTGAAAACCCTCAACACTCATGTACACATATCTTTGTTATCTTACCTGCTGAAAGATAACTCAAACAGAGGGAGATGAAACTTCAGAAGATACATCATACATTAAAAGACACGTCTGTATTGAATGGTAAAACACTTTTCTGGGTAAATACTGGAAGCGAAATTATGTAATTAATGCTTATAGATATGGTGTGCTGCCAAAAAGATAACATACATCTCAAATGTTCTATAGTTaacacagaaatgttgatttatctttatataaaacacattatttcttttcatttccccCTTTAGTTATCCGCATCTGTTGAGTATCTTCACCGTTTAAATATGAACAACAAAAATCCTTTGAGAGTTTggatttttctccttttcttcaaTAAATATCTGTTTTAATATAGATCAAAACAGCATGATTCAAAGACtaaatgtatcatttacatTCAAAATACTTTTGATCCCAAACGAAGACAAATTATACAAATAAATCTTCAATTAGTCGATGTGCACGCAGAGTTGCGGGGACTTTATCGTTGTagttgtgttgatttttttgctttaaatgtttgtttttttaggcgACTGCTTTAGTCTATCATATGCATAAATGAATTCGGTTTAATCAGTGATTCGTGAGTTACGTCACCTGATATTCAGTGTTCTAATTCCAGCACTGCTGTATctattttgaagttttaagaATAGTTTTGCTGTAGAAACAAGCCTGTTACCTCCAGCTTGTCGACACTATCGTGCACTCGAAGCAGGAATGTGTTCCTGTTTATATTTGCACAGATTCTGATGATTTCTTTTAACAATGactgctgattttatttttatctaacTGTTGCTCAGACTTATCTTCTATCTCCTATTTTGCTCTCCGTGTATagaactgtttttgtctttctttgcgAATCCTTCACACAAAATAACACCTATTTGTAAAAAAGGGCTTAGTAAAGTAAGAAAGGCAGTGTGAAACATCATTCAAAAAGAGTAGTCCTTTCAGCATCTGACTGTAGCAAATGAAGCTTTTGTGGCAGGCGCAGATGTGTGTGCCGAATTTTATAGAAATCCATCACACTTGTTGAGGATGACGAGAGCGGCGGAGCAAACTACCATCCATCAGAGCAAACTACATCCTCATTTCTTGACAGAACGGGTCAAAATAATATATGACGCtcaaacaaaaaatatcaaTTGACAACAGCTTAACTCGCCAACACATTGACATGCCATACCAAGGTGTCAAGTTGAGTGGAACATGCATCACTGTAGCTCCTTGCCAGGTATTCGCCACAAAATAAGACCCAACTTATA from Larimichthys crocea isolate SSNF chromosome IX, L_crocea_2.0, whole genome shotgun sequence includes the following:
- the LOC104926516 gene encoding probable global transcription activator SNF2L2 isoform X1, with protein sequence MGRGGKKSVWQQSILKTCRGRQARGLPESGKRLRRAADRRWPEKGENGSLEEMEEDIGLKKRKSDQHGEKELQAGQETGEKVKRKRGRPPAEKLPPNPPELTRTLSTLVDMVINYKDGLGRQISKGFVQLPSKKEVPEYYELIRKPVDFRRIRERVRNHKYRSVGDLEKDIFLLCHNAQTYNLEGSQIYEDSIVIKSVFESARQRIVTDEEQKEAVSAGHSDNGGGAEDQFVPSAVKPLPVQLKKENKVERSRNAMAKRLHSDLDSDEDLEDNTTKDEG
- the LOC104926516 gene encoding probable global transcription activator SNF2L2 isoform X2, producing MQRETSSGPSRVRKKTSESCRQEMAAADPESQPADCGQPEKGENGSLEEMEEDIGLKKRKSDQHGEKELQAGQETGEKVKRKRGRPPAEKLPPNPPELTRTLSTLVDMVINYKDGLGRQISKGFVQLPSKKEVPEYYELIRKPVDFRRIRERVRNHKYRSVGDLEKDIFLLCHNAQTYNLEGSQIYEDSIVIKSVFESARQRIVTDEEQKEAVSAGHSDNGGGAEDQFVPSAVKPLPVQLKKENKVERSRNAMAKRLHSDLDSDEDLEDNTTKDEG